The proteins below come from a single Prolixibacter sp. NT017 genomic window:
- the lpxB gene encoding lipid-A-disaccharide synthase, with product MKYFFIAGEASGDLHASHLMRELKEEDPQAEFLYFGGDLMEAEGGRLLKHYREMAYMGFITVVRNLDKIKANFKLAEEELLAWQPDVLILVDYPGFNLRMAKFAREHGIRTFYYISPKIWAWKTKRVKKVKQFIDEMFTIFPFETEFYAKYDYPVRYVGNPTVDELAVRPNQDETFNTFVSRNRLSGKPLVALLAGSRKQEISNILPVMAETASRFPEYEFVLAGAPSQTEEFYRQVLKGIDIPVVFNQTYELLQQSTAALVTSGTATLETAVMNIPQVVCYKMELGKIARWGRPFLLKIPYFSLVNLIVNREIVKELFQDRCTVDTVSAELKQVLGDEAYREKMLSGYDEMRRRLGEPGCAARAAKQMVELLK from the coding sequence GTGAAGTATTTTTTCATTGCCGGTGAAGCATCGGGTGATTTGCACGCCTCGCATTTGATGCGCGAACTGAAAGAGGAAGACCCGCAGGCCGAGTTTCTTTATTTCGGGGGCGATTTGATGGAAGCCGAAGGTGGTAGATTGCTGAAACACTACCGTGAAATGGCTTACATGGGCTTCATCACGGTAGTGAGAAATCTGGATAAGATTAAAGCAAACTTCAAGCTGGCTGAAGAGGAACTGCTTGCCTGGCAGCCAGATGTGCTGATTCTCGTAGATTATCCCGGATTCAACCTGCGCATGGCGAAATTTGCCAGGGAACACGGTATCCGAACATTCTATTATATCTCCCCGAAAATTTGGGCGTGGAAAACCAAACGCGTGAAGAAGGTGAAGCAATTCATCGATGAGATGTTCACGATCTTTCCCTTCGAAACTGAATTCTACGCCAAATACGATTATCCCGTCCGTTATGTGGGAAATCCAACTGTCGATGAGTTGGCGGTGCGGCCTAATCAGGATGAGACATTCAATACATTTGTGTCGCGTAACAGACTTTCGGGGAAACCGCTGGTAGCTTTGTTGGCCGGTAGCCGGAAGCAGGAAATCAGTAATATCCTTCCTGTGATGGCTGAAACGGCATCGCGTTTTCCGGAATATGAATTTGTGTTGGCTGGTGCACCTTCGCAGACAGAGGAATTTTATCGTCAGGTTTTGAAGGGCATAGATATTCCGGTTGTCTTTAATCAAACCTACGAATTGCTGCAGCAGTCAACGGCGGCATTAGTGACCTCCGGAACGGCGACCCTTGAAACGGCTGTCATGAATATTCCCCAGGTCGTTTGTTATAAAATGGAGCTAGGGAAAATTGCCCGTTGGGGAAGGCCGTTTTTGCTGAAGATTCCTTATTTTTCGCTGGTCAACCTGATTGTGAACCGCGAAATTGTGAAGGAATTGTTCCAGGATCGTTGTACCGTTGATACGGTGAGCGCTGAATTGAAGCAGGTTCTGGGAGATGAAGCCTACCGGGAAAAAATGCTTAGTGGTTACGACGAAATGCGCCGGCGGTTAGGGGAACCCGGATGCGCTGCGCGGGCTGCCAAACAGATGGTTGAGCTGCTGAAATAA
- the gldG gene encoding gliding motility-associated ABC transporter substrate-binding protein GldG yields the protein MYSLFRKEINQFFGSLIGYLVIVVFLLSTGLFLWVFNGNYNIPDNGYATLDGLFSMAPWVYLFLIPAVTMRMFADEKRTGTMELLLTRPLSTFQLVLAKYLAALVVVALSLAPTLLYFFSVYHLGNPVGSIDTGATWGSYLGLFFLAAIYLSIGLFASSLTDNQIVAFILSLFLSFFWYTGFDFVAGLPVPSGVAEALSSLGINQHYESVSRGVLDSRDLYYFLVMVGLFLLLTQISLFWKRFPKKRAVLRLGIYIAATALAAVLMTNHFFRIDFTAEKRFTLADQTREIMKEVDQPAVVNVYLKGDMLPAGFRKLAKAVKEKLIDMNVYAGAPVHVQFIDPYQEVKPSQRKGYFDSLIDEGLKPTDLRIKTDQGTSTRLVFPSAVVRLHGHETVVNFLQNDPSLPAEENLNRSVELLEYQFARAFRVLMQEKKPKVAFMTGHQELDPWQVKDFSNALSENYDVVRITPDDLLAAPDSFRAVIVADPEKAFPERDKFALDQYAMKGGRLMWLIDPVQVSMDSLSEGMMTLAFPRKLNLQDQLFHYGVRLNHDLIQDVQCRMIPVNTALTGQPPKFTPAPWYFSPLLMPSQNSPVGKNLNRLMADFVSSLELVGESKDVKKTVLLTSSAYARTTETPMEVSLDMINEPPARELFTQHNIPVGVLLEGKFSSVFKNRMLTELHLPNGMEPKYESPHTKMMVFSDGNLIANKVHRGPKGVQILPLGYDRYAKQTFGNKAFFVNAVQYLCDDSGLMELRTRTVKLRLLDKVRLREEKLKWQLLNLLVPVLFILLFGVVFNFIRRKRYAH from the coding sequence ATGTACAGTCTGTTCAGAAAGGAAATCAACCAGTTCTTCGGTTCACTGATCGGTTACCTGGTGATTGTCGTTTTTTTACTCTCCACCGGTTTATTTCTTTGGGTCTTTAATGGGAATTATAACATTCCGGACAATGGATATGCCACGTTGGACGGACTGTTTTCGATGGCTCCGTGGGTTTATCTTTTCCTGATTCCGGCTGTTACTATGCGGATGTTCGCTGATGAAAAGCGTACCGGAACCATGGAGTTGTTGCTCACCCGTCCGCTTTCCACATTTCAGTTAGTGCTGGCTAAGTACCTAGCGGCGCTGGTTGTCGTGGCTCTTTCGTTGGCGCCTACTTTGCTTTATTTCTTTTCGGTTTACCATTTGGGTAATCCGGTGGGAAGTATTGATACCGGGGCGACGTGGGGAAGTTACCTGGGACTTTTCTTTTTGGCGGCTATCTACCTTTCCATTGGTTTGTTCGCATCCTCGTTAACTGATAACCAGATTGTCGCTTTTATCTTGTCGCTGTTTCTGTCATTTTTCTGGTATACGGGGTTTGATTTTGTTGCCGGCTTGCCGGTCCCTTCCGGTGTAGCCGAAGCTCTTTCTTCGTTGGGAATTAACCAGCATTACGAGTCGGTGAGCCGGGGTGTGCTCGATTCGCGTGATTTGTACTACTTCCTGGTGATGGTTGGCTTGTTCTTGCTTCTTACCCAGATTTCCCTTTTCTGGAAGCGTTTTCCTAAAAAGCGCGCAGTACTCCGATTGGGAATTTACATTGCGGCTACTGCACTGGCAGCTGTTTTAATGACCAATCATTTCTTCCGGATTGACTTTACAGCGGAAAAACGCTTTACGCTGGCCGATCAGACACGAGAAATTATGAAAGAGGTTGACCAACCTGCTGTAGTCAATGTCTATTTGAAAGGCGATATGTTACCGGCTGGATTCCGGAAGCTGGCCAAGGCAGTCAAAGAGAAGTTGATTGATATGAATGTCTATGCCGGTGCACCGGTTCATGTGCAATTCATCGATCCTTACCAGGAAGTGAAACCTTCGCAGCGCAAAGGTTATTTCGATTCGTTGATTGATGAAGGATTGAAGCCAACCGATCTACGCATCAAAACCGATCAGGGAACATCCACGCGGCTTGTTTTCCCTTCGGCTGTTGTTCGGTTGCATGGCCACGAAACGGTGGTCAATTTCCTGCAAAACGATCCGTCATTACCAGCTGAAGAGAATTTAAACCGTTCGGTGGAATTGCTGGAATACCAGTTTGCCCGGGCTTTTCGTGTTTTGATGCAGGAAAAAAAGCCCAAAGTGGCTTTCATGACAGGACACCAAGAGTTGGATCCGTGGCAGGTAAAAGATTTTTCAAATGCATTGAGTGAGAATTATGATGTGGTCCGAATCACGCCTGATGATTTGCTGGCAGCGCCCGATAGTTTCCGTGCGGTGATTGTTGCCGACCCGGAAAAGGCTTTCCCCGAAAGGGACAAGTTTGCACTTGACCAGTATGCCATGAAAGGTGGCCGCCTGATGTGGCTGATCGATCCGGTGCAGGTGAGCATGGACAGCCTCTCCGAAGGAATGATGACACTGGCGTTCCCGCGAAAATTGAATTTGCAGGATCAGTTGTTCCATTACGGTGTTCGTCTCAATCACGACTTGATTCAGGATGTGCAGTGCCGGATGATTCCGGTGAATACAGCTTTGACAGGACAGCCTCCAAAATTTACGCCGGCACCGTGGTATTTCTCTCCATTACTGATGCCATCCCAGAATTCGCCGGTAGGGAAAAACCTGAATCGCCTGATGGCTGATTTTGTTAGCTCACTCGAACTGGTTGGTGAAAGTAAGGATGTGAAAAAGACCGTTCTTCTGACGTCTTCGGCGTATGCCCGAACAACAGAAACGCCTATGGAGGTGAGCCTGGATATGATTAATGAACCGCCGGCCCGCGAACTTTTCACCCAACACAACATCCCGGTAGGAGTTCTGCTCGAAGGAAAATTTTCGTCGGTATTTAAAAACCGGATGTTGACCGAATTGCATTTGCCGAATGGAATGGAACCGAAGTACGAGAGTCCGCACACCAAGATGATGGTCTTCTCGGACGGAAATTTAATTGCAAACAAGGTGCATAGAGGCCCCAAAGGAGTTCAGATTTTACCGCTCGGATACGATCGATACGCAAAACAGACGTTTGGAAACAAAGCATTTTTTGTGAATGCCGTACAATATTTGTGTGACGATTCGGGGCTAATGGAACTTCGTACCCGGACGGTGAAATTGCGGTTGCTGGATAAGGTCCGACTCCGCGAAGAAAAATTGAAATGGCAATTGCTGAACCTCCTTGTTCCGGTGCTGTTTATCTTATTGTTCGGTGTCGTTTTCAACTTCATTCGACGAAAACGTTATGCACATTAA
- the dnaN gene encoding DNA polymerase III subunit beta, with protein sequence MRFVVSSTELLRHLNAISRVISNKNTLPILDNFLFQLEGNTLTVTASDLETTLITTLSLENTEGDGSIAIPAKILIDTLKEFPEQPLTFNINMDTMAVEILSENGKFSIVGQNGTDFPQLPELGDGATSLSMPHDVLLSGINKTLFATADDELRPVMNGVYIELSEDDLTFVASDAHKLVRYKRSDARADVQSSFILPKKPASLLKNLLPREDFDVKLAFDDKNAFFSLTGFKVVCRLVEGNYPAYNSVIPVNNPNRLTVDRVEFYNTLKRVSVFSNQASNLVKLALTSTEMVVSAQDVDFAISAVERIKCQYEGQEMEIGFKSTFLLEILSNLSSTEVMVELSDPTRAGILLPAEKEIEEEDVLMLLMPMMINA encoded by the coding sequence ATGAGATTTGTCGTTTCGAGTACCGAATTACTGAGGCATCTTAATGCAATCAGCAGGGTCATCAGCAATAAAAATACCTTGCCTATCCTCGATAATTTCCTTTTTCAACTCGAGGGCAATACCCTAACGGTTACTGCTTCCGATTTGGAAACAACGCTTATTACTACGCTTTCGCTGGAAAATACGGAGGGAGACGGAAGTATTGCTATCCCGGCTAAGATTTTGATTGATACCCTGAAGGAGTTTCCAGAGCAACCGCTGACTTTCAACATCAACATGGATACCATGGCAGTGGAAATTCTTTCCGAAAACGGTAAATTCTCGATTGTCGGGCAAAATGGTACCGACTTTCCGCAACTTCCTGAGTTGGGAGATGGAGCTACCAGCCTTAGCATGCCGCACGATGTGCTGTTGAGCGGAATCAATAAAACGTTGTTTGCTACCGCTGATGATGAGTTGCGTCCGGTGATGAACGGTGTTTACATCGAATTGTCGGAAGATGACCTGACGTTTGTGGCATCCGATGCTCACAAATTGGTTCGTTACAAACGAAGCGATGCCCGTGCTGACGTTCAGTCGTCCTTCATTCTTCCAAAGAAGCCGGCTTCGTTGTTGAAGAATTTGTTGCCGCGCGAAGATTTTGATGTGAAACTCGCGTTCGACGATAAGAATGCCTTTTTCAGTCTGACCGGTTTCAAAGTAGTTTGCCGCCTGGTAGAAGGAAATTATCCGGCCTACAATTCGGTTATTCCGGTGAATAATCCGAACCGACTGACGGTTGACCGGGTAGAGTTTTACAATACGCTGAAACGGGTTTCGGTCTTCTCGAATCAGGCCAGTAACCTGGTGAAGTTAGCTTTGACATCTACCGAAATGGTGGTTTCAGCACAGGATGTTGACTTCGCCATTTCAGCCGTTGAGCGCATCAAATGCCAGTACGAGGGACAGGAGATGGAGATTGGCTTTAAATCGACCTTCCTGCTCGAAATTCTTTCCAATCTATCTTCTACGGAAGTGATGGTGGAACTTTCCGATCCAACAAGAGCCGGAATTTTACTTCCTGCAGAGAAAGAAATCGAAGAAGAAGATGTACTAATGCTTCTGATGCCGATGATGATCAATGCGTAG
- a CDS encoding 3'-5' exonuclease: MELNLKNPLVFLDLETTGINIVTDRIVEIALLKIFPGGKQDEKLMLINPEMPIPAQSSAIHGIKDEDVKDAPTFKEVAKTLASFLEGCDLAGFNSNRFDIPLLSEEFLRAEVDIDLKKRKFIDVQTIFHKMEKRTLGAAYEFYCNKELENAHSAMVDTVATYEVLKSQLDRYSAEEAEARGKKFNPLVNDVDKLSEFSSFDRNVDFAGRIVYNSDGVEVFNFGKHKGKPVEQVLKEEPGYYGWMLNGEFPLYTKKVLTAIRLRAFSNNG; encoded by the coding sequence ATGGAACTGAATTTGAAAAACCCACTGGTGTTTCTTGATTTGGAAACTACCGGTATCAATATTGTCACCGACCGGATTGTTGAAATCGCATTGCTTAAAATCTTTCCCGGCGGAAAACAGGACGAGAAACTGATGCTGATTAATCCGGAAATGCCCATTCCGGCTCAATCTTCGGCAATTCATGGAATTAAAGATGAAGATGTGAAGGATGCGCCAACGTTTAAAGAAGTTGCGAAAACCTTGGCAAGTTTCCTTGAAGGTTGCGATTTGGCCGGGTTCAACTCCAACCGGTTCGATATTCCGTTGCTTTCGGAAGAATTCCTAAGGGCAGAAGTGGACATCGATTTGAAAAAGAGGAAGTTTATTGATGTGCAGACCATTTTTCATAAGATGGAGAAACGCACGTTGGGGGCTGCCTACGAGTTCTACTGCAACAAGGAATTGGAGAATGCTCACAGTGCTATGGTCGATACGGTGGCGACTTATGAGGTTTTGAAATCGCAGCTCGATCGCTACTCTGCAGAAGAAGCTGAAGCCAGAGGAAAGAAATTCAATCCGCTGGTGAACGATGTCGACAAATTGTCGGAATTCTCTTCGTTTGACCGGAATGTGGACTTTGCCGGCCGCATTGTGTACAACAGCGACGGCGTCGAGGTTTTTAATTTTGGTAAACACAAGGGAAAACCGGTTGAGCAGGTGTTGAAAGAAGAGCCGGGGTATTACGGTTGGATGTTGAATGGAGAGTTTCCGTTGTATACAAAGAAAGTATTGACAGCTATTCGTTTGCGTGCATTTAGCAACAATGGCTGA
- a CDS encoding fumarylacetoacetate hydrolase family protein, translating into MKIICIGRNYSEHAKELKNEVPTEPVYFMKPDSALLLRNRPFYIPDFSNEIHHEVELVVKIGRLGKNIQEKFAHRYYDEIGLGVDFTARDIQRECKAKGLPWEKAKGFDSSAVLSNEFIPKSELGDVNNIAFSMKKNGEVVQDGNSSDMLFNIDKIIAYVSQFMTLKMGDLIYTGTPSGVGPVAIGDRLEGFIGDKQMFDFQIK; encoded by the coding sequence ATGAAAATCATTTGCATCGGCCGGAATTATTCGGAACACGCTAAAGAACTGAAGAACGAAGTTCCTACCGAACCGGTCTATTTCATGAAACCAGACTCGGCACTTTTGCTGAGGAACCGTCCGTTTTATATTCCTGATTTTTCCAATGAAATACACCATGAAGTCGAGTTGGTGGTCAAAATCGGACGATTGGGAAAAAACATCCAGGAGAAATTCGCTCATCGTTATTACGATGAAATTGGCTTGGGAGTCGATTTCACCGCCCGCGATATTCAGCGCGAATGTAAGGCAAAAGGTTTGCCGTGGGAAAAGGCCAAAGGCTTCGATTCATCAGCGGTGCTGAGTAACGAATTTATTCCTAAATCGGAGTTGGGTGATGTGAACAATATTGCTTTTTCGATGAAGAAGAATGGTGAAGTGGTTCAGGATGGGAATTCATCGGATATGCTTTTCAATATTGACAAGATCATTGCCTATGTTTCTCAATTCATGACTTTGAAAATGGGGGATTTGATTTATACCGGAACCCCCTCAGGAGTTGGACCGGTAGCTATCGGCGATCGGCTGGAAGGTTTTATCGGCGACAAGCAGATGTTTGATTTTCAGATAAAATAA
- a CDS encoding LVIVD repeat-containing protein codes for MKKIFFPLLILFALISDGCKDKFAVEYTVLEPEYMSYEDLRSAVVNETPVPLKHPGKIYFKDNYIFVNEYMEGIHVFDNSDPAHPEEVTFIEIPGNIDMAIRNQTLFADSYTDLVAIDIADLQNVKELSRLTAVFPYTIPSYEEGARIGSVDQTKGVVIGWKKKTIHEEIPETSNYYPVHPSWYELTNGDYAATANSGISGGSANGAATFGVAGSLACFGLYGDYLYSLSDYKLKHFDVSDNTAMQDLGAYSIPDPETVSIYNDLLFVGGNSSVTIYQINGTGDLTEMGLFEHVTSCDPVVIQGDYAFYTLRGGTRCGSEVNELHVLDISDITNPTRISIVEMTEPFGLGIDDDMLFVCDGSDGLKIYDAANKKHIGLNQIGHFKDIQARDAIPVNGYLFVVGNDGFSQYDYSDPANIHRVSLIPVQEE; via the coding sequence ATGAAAAAAATATTCTTTCCCTTACTCATCCTGTTTGCTTTGATCTCGGATGGATGTAAGGATAAATTCGCTGTGGAATATACCGTGCTGGAGCCGGAATATATGTCTTACGAAGATTTACGTTCGGCAGTCGTCAACGAAACGCCTGTTCCACTGAAACACCCCGGGAAAATTTATTTTAAGGATAACTACATTTTTGTAAACGAATACATGGAAGGAATTCATGTTTTTGATAACAGTGATCCTGCTCATCCGGAAGAGGTTACTTTTATCGAAATTCCGGGAAATATCGATATGGCGATTCGAAACCAGACATTATTTGCCGATAGTTATACCGACCTGGTGGCTATTGATATTGCCGATTTGCAGAATGTGAAAGAGCTGAGTCGCCTGACGGCTGTTTTTCCATATACCATTCCATCTTACGAAGAGGGAGCGAGAATTGGTTCGGTTGATCAAACCAAAGGTGTGGTGATCGGCTGGAAGAAGAAAACGATTCATGAAGAAATACCGGAAACATCGAACTATTATCCGGTTCACCCATCCTGGTATGAACTGACCAACGGTGATTATGCTGCAACTGCGAACAGCGGAATATCTGGAGGTTCTGCTAATGGTGCTGCGACCTTTGGTGTGGCAGGTTCGTTGGCTTGTTTTGGCCTGTATGGTGATTATCTGTATTCGCTTTCTGATTATAAACTGAAGCATTTTGATGTATCGGACAATACAGCGATGCAGGACCTCGGCGCTTACTCAATTCCCGATCCGGAAACGGTTAGTATTTACAATGATTTGCTTTTTGTCGGAGGAAATAGTAGCGTGACGATTTATCAGATAAATGGAACGGGAGATTTGACGGAGATGGGACTATTCGAACATGTTACCAGTTGCGACCCGGTGGTTATTCAGGGCGATTATGCTTTTTACACATTGAGGGGAGGAACGCGTTGCGGAAGTGAGGTGAACGAGCTGCATGTTCTCGATATATCCGATATCACCAATCCGACAAGAATTTCCATAGTGGAAATGACTGAACCATTTGGCTTGGGAATTGATGATGATATGTTGTTTGTATGCGACGGTTCGGATGGACTGAAAATCTATGACGCAGCCAATAAAAAACACATAGGCTTGAATCAGATTGGCCACTTCAAGGATATTCAGGCACGTGATGCAATTCCGGTAAATGGATATTTGTTTGTGGTAGGTAACGATGGCTTTAGCCAGTACGATTACAGCGATCCTGCCAATATTCACCGGGTTAGTTTGATTCCGGTTCAGGAAGAATAA
- a CDS encoding nodulation protein NfeD has product MKIRLLTLLLLLLAYVPSKADEADSLSINSPKVVLRFNIDENIAPATWRKTKQAFAEADSLRASLIVIHLNTYGGTVLDADSIRTKILNSKIPVYAFVDNNAASAGALIALSCDSVYMREGANMGAATVVNQTGQAMPDKYQSYMRSIMRATAEAHGKDTIISGQDTIVKWRRDPKIAEAMVDQSLYIPGIIDTGKVLTMTPTEAIKYGFCEGMVSNIQQVIDKAHLGNYVIKEYKPTVLEQFIGFLVHPMVSGILILAILGGIYFELQTPGIGFPLGVAVFAALLYFAPLYLEGLAANWEILLFIIGLILIAVEIFIIPGFGVAGILGIIFAMGGLILSMVGNDKLNFDGVSAEALTRAVVTVLGAFIVVFFFALYATKLIFAAHGGPFRNLALNTAENRDEGFVGVDAGTSLMIGKTGVAVTVLRPAGKVQVENDIYDARAGSGFIERGEEVKVIQYQAGQLHVVRKK; this is encoded by the coding sequence ATGAAAATCAGACTCCTTACCTTACTGCTATTGTTGTTGGCTTATGTCCCGTCAAAAGCTGACGAAGCCGACTCATTGTCAATCAACAGTCCCAAGGTGGTACTGAGGTTTAACATTGATGAGAATATTGCGCCGGCTACCTGGAGAAAAACCAAACAGGCTTTCGCCGAAGCCGATTCGCTTCGTGCCAGTTTAATTGTTATACACCTGAATACATACGGCGGAACAGTTTTGGATGCCGATTCGATCCGGACTAAAATCCTGAATTCGAAGATACCGGTTTACGCATTTGTCGATAACAATGCTGCATCAGCAGGTGCGCTTATTGCACTTTCGTGCGATAGTGTATACATGCGCGAAGGTGCGAACATGGGAGCAGCCACCGTGGTCAACCAGACCGGCCAGGCCATGCCCGACAAATACCAGAGTTACATGCGCTCCATCATGCGGGCTACCGCCGAAGCGCACGGTAAAGACACCATCATATCAGGGCAGGATACCATCGTTAAGTGGCGACGCGATCCCAAAATCGCTGAAGCCATGGTCGACCAGAGTCTTTACATTCCGGGCATTATCGATACCGGAAAAGTACTGACGATGACTCCTACCGAGGCCATTAAATACGGTTTCTGCGAAGGCATGGTGAGTAATATTCAACAAGTGATTGATAAAGCCCATCTGGGAAATTATGTCATCAAAGAATATAAACCTACCGTTCTGGAACAGTTCATTGGTTTTTTAGTACATCCGATGGTTTCCGGAATTTTGATTTTGGCGATTCTCGGAGGCATTTACTTTGAATTGCAGACACCCGGAATTGGATTTCCGCTGGGAGTTGCTGTTTTTGCAGCCCTCTTATATTTCGCACCACTTTACCTGGAAGGTCTGGCAGCCAACTGGGAAATTCTCCTGTTCATTATCGGCCTGATTCTCATTGCCGTCGAAATATTTATCATACCCGGCTTCGGTGTAGCCGGGATACTAGGGATTATTTTTGCCATGGGCGGCTTGATCCTCAGCATGGTTGGCAACGATAAACTAAATTTCGACGGAGTTTCTGCGGAAGCGTTAACACGAGCCGTAGTAACTGTGCTGGGAGCCTTTATCGTCGTTTTCTTCTTTGCGCTTTATGCAACCAAACTCATTTTCGCTGCTCATGGTGGTCCGTTCAGAAACCTGGCATTGAACACGGCTGAAAACAGAGATGAAGGTTTTGTGGGTGTCGATGCCGGCACCAGCCTGATGATTGGCAAAACCGGCGTAGCTGTCACGGTTCTGAGACCTGCAGGCAAGGTCCAGGTAGAAAACGATATTTACGATGCCCGTGCAGGATCGGGCTTTATTGAACGCGGAGAAGAAGTCAAAGTAATCCAGTACCAGGCCGGGCAATTACACGTTGTCCGGAAAAAATAA
- a CDS encoding menaquinone biosynthetic enzyme MqnA/MqnD family protein — MKKVKISAVSYLNTKPFIYGLEHSGFVNEIELSLDMPSLCASKLIEDKVDVGLVPVAVIPKIKGAEIISDYCIGARGPVRTVVLVSEVPLEEVDTIILDYQSRTSVMLARVLARFFWKKEAKWLKGEPGYHTRDIKGKTAGVVIGDRVFEIDGHYPHVYDLSQEWANYTGLDFVFACWTANKPLSEDFKKALNEALAVGIDNMPDVIQEIAPQYPDYNLAEYYSRDISYPLDESKRKGLELFWNYAEKLES; from the coding sequence ATGAAAAAAGTTAAAATATCCGCCGTCTCCTACCTAAACACTAAACCTTTTATTTACGGACTGGAACACTCGGGGTTTGTCAACGAAATTGAGCTTTCGCTGGACATGCCTTCTCTTTGTGCGTCCAAGCTCATCGAGGACAAAGTCGATGTAGGTTTGGTTCCGGTAGCCGTTATCCCGAAAATTAAGGGAGCTGAGATTATTTCCGACTACTGTATTGGTGCCCGCGGCCCCGTTCGTACAGTTGTCCTGGTAAGCGAAGTTCCGCTGGAAGAAGTTGATACCATCATCCTCGATTACCAGTCGAGAACCTCTGTGATGCTGGCGCGTGTGCTGGCTCGGTTCTTCTGGAAGAAAGAGGCAAAATGGCTGAAAGGTGAGCCGGGATACCATACCCGCGACATCAAAGGAAAAACGGCCGGCGTGGTTATCGGCGACCGGGTTTTTGAGATTGACGGGCACTATCCGCACGTTTACGATTTAAGCCAGGAATGGGCCAACTACACCGGACTTGATTTTGTATTCGCCTGCTGGACAGCCAATAAACCGCTTTCCGAGGATTTCAAGAAAGCTCTCAACGAAGCACTGGCCGTCGGTATCGACAACATGCCCGATGTTATTCAGGAAATTGCCCCTCAATATCCCGATTATAACCTGGCGGAATATTACAGCCGCGACATCAGCTATCCGCTGGACGAATCCAAGCGAAAGGGGCTTGAATTATTTTGGAATTATGCCGAAAAATTGGAATCTTAG